In Crinalium epipsammum PCC 9333, the following are encoded in one genomic region:
- a CDS encoding SGNH/GDSL hydrolase family protein has translation MVVITKSLQNSHPITELNVFGDSLSDVGTVFRLSGGMYPPNPPYFQGRYSNGLVWVEYLAESLNLSSNQSKNFAYGGATTGKVNPGAAQINYNSLVPDLLTQVKSFTQANQQANLNALYVIWAGANDYLQGVSSEKVPLENLTIAIASLHDFGAKKMLVGNLPDLGHLPATRTNGNSAYLSGLTRAHNQGLRRSLKLISQQRSDLQIATLDANTLYREAITNPAAFGFSNVISGCMAAQTSYSNPDQFLFWDSIHPTTAAHHIIGKTALAAIQDAGIINTTYTHK, from the coding sequence ATGGTTGTAATCACAAAATCTCTTCAAAATTCTCATCCGATTACAGAACTTAATGTATTTGGGGATAGTCTTTCAGATGTCGGTACGGTGTTTCGATTAAGTGGAGGAATGTACCCGCCAAATCCGCCTTATTTTCAAGGACGTTACTCTAATGGTCTAGTTTGGGTAGAATATCTTGCCGAAAGCCTTAATCTGTCATCAAACCAAAGCAAGAATTTTGCTTATGGAGGAGCAACTACTGGAAAGGTTAACCCAGGTGCAGCGCAGATAAATTACAACAGTTTAGTACCTGATTTGTTAACTCAGGTAAAGTCTTTTACACAGGCAAATCAACAGGCAAATCTTAATGCACTATATGTTATTTGGGCGGGAGCGAATGACTATTTGCAAGGAGTAAGCAGTGAAAAAGTTCCCCTAGAAAATTTGACGATCGCGATCGCATCCTTGCATGATTTTGGTGCTAAAAAGATGCTTGTGGGAAATTTGCCAGATTTGGGACACTTACCAGCGACACGAACTAATGGGAATTCTGCATACTTAAGTGGATTAACAAGGGCGCATAATCAAGGCTTAAGGCGATCGCTCAAGCTAATTAGTCAGCAAAGATCTGATCTTCAAATTGCTACTTTAGATGCTAACACGCTTTATCGAGAAGCCATTACAAATCCCGCCGCGTTTGGTTTTAGCAATGTCATCAGTGGATGTATGGCTGCTCAAACCAGCTATAGTAATCCAGACCAGTTTTTATTCTGGGATAGTATTCATCCAACAACTGCGGCTCACCATATTATAGGTAAAACTGCATTGGCAGCGATTCAAGATGCGGGGATAATTAACACAACTTATACACATAAATGA
- a CDS encoding M15 family metallopeptidase: MKPYQQISILECGEQLLPIPLEFAIASPHPYIKLGATYGERSPYYLRKGVLEQLTQAQTNLQQQYPGWRIQIFDAYRPVEVQQFMVDYTFNELVQAQNLTSNLSEAQKQAVWQQVEQFWALPSLDPATPPPHSTGAAVDVTLVDSEGEIIDMGGEIDEISERSHPNYYKDATSPTEQQYHTHRQLLQKIMFAAGFQRHPNEWWHFSLGDQMWAWLSNQENPTDLVVARYGRII, encoded by the coding sequence ATGAAACCTTATCAACAGATTTCTATTTTAGAGTGCGGGGAACAACTGCTGCCGATTCCGTTGGAATTTGCCATTGCATCTCCCCATCCATATATCAAACTAGGTGCTACTTATGGAGAGCGATCGCCTTATTATCTCCGTAAAGGTGTACTCGAACAATTAACCCAAGCGCAAACAAATCTCCAACAACAGTATCCTGGTTGGCGTATCCAAATTTTTGATGCTTATCGCCCTGTAGAAGTCCAACAATTTATGGTGGACTACACATTTAACGAACTTGTTCAAGCTCAAAATTTAACATCTAACTTATCAGAAGCCCAAAAACAAGCTGTGTGGCAACAAGTTGAGCAATTTTGGGCGCTTCCTAGCTTAGATCCCGCCACGCCACCACCTCACAGTACAGGCGCGGCTGTCGATGTGACATTAGTTGATAGCGAGGGAGAAATTATTGATATGGGAGGAGAAATTGATGAAATTTCAGAGCGATCGCATCCCAACTATTATAAAGATGCTACTTCCCCAACAGAACAGCAATATCATACCCACCGCCAACTATTACAAAAAATCATGTTTGCTGCTGGTTTTCAGCGTCATCCTAATGAGTGGTGGCATTTTTCTCTAGGCGATCAAATGTGGGCATGGTTATCTAACCAAGAAAATCCCACTGATTTAGTTGTTGCCCGTTATGGTCGAATAATTTAA
- a CDS encoding Mpo1-like protein: MPKITPILHQKLRNKINDQIIEHPFTDYWDIFVLKHQHPINIALHVIGIFIFYGLLFCSWKFHNFWLLFCLPLTQLVGLIGHLLFEQSHIDLIDAVFSWRASSCLGRMLLRIVFGKYKDDIKQRQEILSNYQQNVN, translated from the coding sequence ATGCCTAAAATTACTCCTATTCTTCACCAGAAGTTAAGAAATAAAATCAACGATCAAATTATAGAGCATCCTTTTACAGACTACTGGGATATTTTTGTCCTCAAACACCAGCACCCGATCAATATTGCTCTGCACGTTATTGGAATATTCATTTTTTACGGCTTGCTATTTTGTAGCTGGAAGTTTCACAACTTTTGGTTGCTCTTCTGCTTACCTCTAACTCAGTTAGTGGGTTTAATAGGGCATTTATTGTTTGAGCAAAGCCATATTGATCTAATTGATGCGGTGTTTTCTTGGCGGGCTTCTTCGTGTTTAGGTCGAATGCTATTGAGAATAGTGTTTGGTAAGTATAAAGATGATATCAAGCAACGGCAAGAGATTTTAAGCAACTATCAGCAAAATGTAAATTAA
- a CDS encoding N-acyl-D-amino-acid deacylase family protein — translation MLDLLIQNGLIFDGLGSAPVRGDIGIQNGKIVALPGLGKAISVDAHQVVDASQLWVTPGFIDIHTHYDLELEIAPGLSESVRHGVTSVVIGNCSLSVAVGEPQMLADIFQRVETLSHKLINKWLQKSISWHTPAEYLNHLKQLPLGANVAPMFGHSALRAHVMGLERSLTDQPSETELKTIEQIAVDALDAGFVGISIDMFPWHRMSGEWRGSTIPSQHANFREYAMLADICRQRDVVFQVTPNLQQLTSFLNILRMGLGIGRKPLRLTVLSALDAVHDRRLWRIFSPLLFIWNRILGGNVRFQTLTEPFTIYSDGSVTPLFEEFPTGAQLNSCDSRQERQQLWQSENFRQQFRQEWNSNWRKSFHRQLDLMVIVHCPEKNWEGLSFTEVAHQKQQEPLDFFIEALQNYDTDLRWVATGANDRLEPRLALMQHPDIFPGFTDAGAHVRNLAYYDGALSLLKQAIATNFLSPETAIHRITGEPAQWFRLDTGVLKVGAKADLVLLDPSALNQPISPPVEISDPLLDGEPRMVKRGSDDIVQAVYINGIKVVNQGQVCKNLGQERLGTVLSCGL, via the coding sequence ATGTTGGATTTGCTGATTCAAAACGGCTTAATTTTCGATGGTTTAGGCTCTGCCCCTGTACGTGGGGATATAGGCATTCAAAATGGTAAAATCGTTGCCCTGCCTGGGTTGGGAAAAGCCATATCTGTCGATGCCCATCAAGTGGTAGATGCTTCCCAACTATGGGTTACACCAGGATTTATAGATATTCATACCCACTACGATCTGGAGTTGGAAATTGCACCAGGGCTAAGTGAATCAGTGCGTCATGGTGTCACCAGCGTTGTAATTGGCAACTGTAGCTTGTCTGTTGCTGTTGGTGAACCGCAAATGTTAGCAGATATATTTCAGAGAGTAGAAACGCTTTCTCATAAACTGATTAATAAATGGTTGCAAAAATCAATTTCTTGGCATACACCAGCAGAATATCTCAATCATTTAAAACAGTTACCCCTTGGTGCAAATGTTGCACCGATGTTTGGACATAGCGCCTTACGCGCCCATGTTATGGGATTAGAACGTAGCTTAACAGATCAACCCTCAGAAACCGAACTCAAAACTATTGAACAAATAGCGGTAGATGCGCTAGATGCTGGATTTGTAGGCATCTCAATTGATATGTTTCCTTGGCATAGAATGAGTGGAGAATGGCGCGGCTCCACTATTCCATCACAACACGCCAATTTTAGAGAATACGCTATGTTAGCCGATATTTGTCGGCAACGAGATGTAGTTTTTCAAGTCACACCCAATTTACAGCAACTTACTTCCTTTCTAAACATTCTACGCATGGGTTTAGGTATTGGAAGAAAACCCTTGCGCCTAACAGTATTATCAGCCTTGGATGCAGTACACGATCGCAGACTTTGGCGAATATTTTCTCCCCTACTATTCATCTGGAACCGCATTCTAGGTGGAAATGTGCGCTTTCAAACTTTAACCGAACCCTTCACAATTTACTCGGATGGTTCCGTCACTCCATTATTTGAAGAATTCCCGACAGGCGCACAACTTAATAGCTGTGATTCACGACAGGAACGACAACAATTATGGCAATCTGAAAATTTTCGTCAACAGTTTCGTCAAGAATGGAATAGTAACTGGCGTAAATCATTTCATCGTCAGTTAGATTTAATGGTAATTGTCCACTGTCCTGAAAAGAATTGGGAGGGGTTGAGCTTTACAGAAGTTGCTCACCAAAAGCAACAAGAACCACTAGATTTTTTTATTGAAGCTTTGCAGAATTATGATACAGATCTGCGCTGGGTTGCAACGGGAGCAAACGATCGCTTAGAACCCCGTTTGGCTTTAATGCAACACCCTGATATATTTCCTGGTTTTACCGATGCTGGAGCCCATGTGCGTAACCTTGCCTACTATGATGGAGCATTGTCATTATTAAAACAAGCGATCGCTACTAATTTTCTCTCTCCTGAAACCGCTATTCACCGTATTACCGGAGAACCTGCCCAGTGGTTTCGTCTCGATACAGGAGTTCTCAAAGTCGGTGCTAAAGCTGATTTAGTATTACTAGATCCATCTGCTTTAAATCAGCCAATTAGTCCACCAGTGGAAATATCAGATCCACTCCTTGATGGTGAACCTCGCATGGTTAAGCGTGGCTCAGATGATATTGTGCAAGCGGTTTATATTAATGGGATTAAGGTTGTTAATCAAGGTCAAGTATGTAAAAACTTAGGTCAAGAAAGGTTGGGAACAGTTTTGTCTTGTGGGCTTTAG
- a CDS encoding DUF3110 domain-containing protein, whose translation MAALMQVYVLLFNARTENEGIHTIQLGGRNTVLMFESEDDATRFALQLEAQDFPDAAVEAIDREEIEEFCRDADYDCELIEEGMLALPPENSVDETDWQVEGSKPEVSDLDRIRRQLEGLL comes from the coding sequence ATGGCTGCACTCATGCAAGTATACGTTCTGTTATTTAACGCCCGAACTGAAAATGAAGGCATTCATACAATACAACTTGGCGGTCGTAATACTGTACTGATGTTTGAGTCAGAAGACGATGCCACCCGCTTTGCCCTGCAATTGGAAGCCCAAGACTTTCCTGATGCAGCAGTCGAAGCCATAGATAGAGAAGAAATTGAAGAATTTTGCCGTGACGCTGATTATGACTGTGAGCTAATAGAAGAAGGAATGTTAGCATTACCCCCAGAAAATAGCGTCGATGAAACAGACTGGCAAGTTGAAGGTTCTAAACCAGAAGTTTCTGACCTCGACCGTATTCGTCGTCAGTTAGAAGGATTATTGTGA
- a CDS encoding site-2 protease family protein has protein sequence MFMTSENTATIIIFLIASGILGLGFYRAKPYGKVGILAWLQSLILMLPWLFLFGSFALGIYLNLVSVVFLLVGSSGLYIFIGNRLRAAGQDVALREKIAERLKANQEVSTPENISPEDITSTQGAASAEGIQEVKAVLPIPDADLKSIQGIFGIDTFFATETIAYQEGAIFKGNLRGEPAATHERLSASLQERMGDRYRLFLVESPEGKPVVVVLPSTNDPQPSTIPQKILAVVLFLATIASSLETAGLFLGFDLSSNVERIKETLPITIGIWVVLASHEIAHRVIAKRHNIRLSLPFFLPSWQIASFGAITRFESLIPNRSVLFDIACSGPAIGGIISFLMLIIGLLLSHPGSLFQLPAQFFQGSILVGTLAKVILGSALQNTIVDIHPLAIIGWLGLVVTALNLMPAGQLDGGRIVQAIYGRKTAQRATIATLIILGIVSIVNPGNPIIFYWVIAILFLQRGLERPSLNEITEPDDARAALGLLALFLMIATLIPLAPGLAGRLGIGG, from the coding sequence ATGTTTATGACATCAGAAAATACAGCAACAATTATAATTTTTCTTATAGCTTCAGGAATACTTGGTTTAGGCTTTTATCGTGCCAAGCCTTATGGAAAGGTGGGAATTTTAGCTTGGTTGCAGTCATTAATCTTGATGCTGCCTTGGCTATTTTTGTTTGGTTCGTTTGCCCTGGGTATTTACCTGAACCTTGTGAGTGTGGTGTTTTTGTTAGTAGGTTCGAGTGGGTTATACATTTTTATAGGTAATAGACTGCGTGCTGCTGGTCAGGATGTTGCTTTACGGGAGAAAATAGCTGAAAGATTGAAGGCTAACCAAGAAGTAAGCACACCAGAAAATATATCCCCAGAAGACATCACATCTACTCAAGGCGCAGCATCTGCCGAAGGTATTCAGGAGGTTAAAGCAGTGCTTCCGATTCCAGATGCAGATTTAAAAAGTATTCAAGGCATTTTTGGGATTGATACCTTTTTTGCCACAGAAACGATCGCATATCAAGAAGGAGCGATTTTCAAAGGGAATCTGCGGGGAGAACCAGCAGCGACACATGAGCGGTTGTCTGCTAGTTTACAGGAAAGAATGGGCGATCGCTACCGACTATTTTTAGTAGAAAGTCCTGAAGGTAAACCTGTTGTAGTCGTATTACCCAGCACCAACGATCCACAACCCAGCACAATTCCTCAGAAAATTCTCGCAGTTGTCCTATTTTTGGCAACAATTGCCAGTAGCTTAGAAACGGCTGGACTTTTCCTCGGCTTCGATTTATCTAGTAATGTAGAACGAATCAAAGAAACTCTACCTATCACTATCGGCATCTGGGTAGTTTTAGCATCCCATGAAATAGCACATAGAGTCATCGCCAAGCGTCACAATATCCGCCTCAGTTTACCTTTCTTTCTTCCTAGCTGGCAAATCGCCTCATTTGGCGCAATTACCCGCTTTGAGTCTTTAATTCCTAATCGCAGTGTTTTGTTTGATATAGCCTGTTCTGGTCCCGCTATTGGCGGTATTATATCTTTCTTGATGCTGATTATAGGATTACTGCTTTCTCACCCTGGTAGTTTATTTCAATTACCCGCGCAATTTTTTCAAGGCTCAATTTTAGTCGGGACACTGGCAAAAGTAATCTTGGGTTCTGCCCTCCAAAATACCATTGTTGATATCCACCCACTAGCAATAATTGGTTGGTTGGGTTTAGTAGTTACAGCATTGAACTTAATGCCAGCAGGACAGTTAGATGGTGGCAGAATTGTACAAGCTATCTATGGGCGTAAAACTGCTCAACGGGCAACAATAGCAACATTAATTATCCTGGGTATTGTTTCTATAGTGAATCCAGGTAATCCGATCATTTTTTACTGGGTAATTGCGATTTTGTTCTTACAGCGAGGTTTGGAAAGACCGAGTTTAAATGAAATTACAGAACCGGATGATGCTAGAGCCGCTTTAGGTTTACTTGCTTTGTTTTTGATGATAGCAACTCTAATTCCTTTGGCTCCTGGTTTGGCAGGACGTTTAGGTATTGGAGGATAG
- the murQ gene encoding N-acetylmuramic acid 6-phosphate etherase, producing the protein MSNTKNNNNQPLKERGHLLTEQVNPNSQNLDQMNSLELVDLFNTEDQQTLAAIAQSRTQLAETIDRTAQALSRGGRLFYVGAGTSGRLAVLDAAECPPTFCTPPELVQGIIAGGAGALVRSSENLEDRFEDGAEAIAHRHITDLDVVIGITAGGTTPYVHGAVQAARQRGATTALIACVPAEQVSIEADIDIRLLVGPEILAGSTRLKAGTATKMALNIISTGVMVKLGKVYGNRMVDVAVTNTKLHDRALRMLQDLTDLNREDAGYLLERSGRKVKLALLMHWTGVDQEAGEHLLAEHHGNLRLAVEKVQDEK; encoded by the coding sequence GTGAGTAACACTAAAAATAATAATAACCAGCCGCTCAAAGAACGAGGTCACTTACTGACTGAACAGGTTAACCCCAATAGTCAGAATCTCGATCAGATGAATTCTCTAGAGTTGGTGGATCTGTTTAACACAGAAGATCAGCAAACTCTAGCTGCGATCGCGCAATCTCGTACCCAGCTTGCCGAAACAATTGACCGCACGGCTCAAGCCTTAAGTCGTGGCGGACGCTTATTCTACGTTGGTGCTGGCACAAGTGGACGCTTGGCAGTCTTAGATGCCGCCGAGTGTCCCCCCACCTTTTGTACACCGCCAGAACTTGTACAGGGCATCATTGCTGGCGGTGCGGGTGCATTAGTGCGGAGTTCAGAAAATTTAGAAGATCGATTTGAAGACGGTGCAGAAGCGATCGCACATCGTCACATCACAGACCTAGATGTTGTCATCGGCATCACTGCTGGCGGTACTACCCCCTATGTGCATGGAGCGGTTCAAGCAGCACGGCAACGCGGAGCCACCACCGCCTTAATTGCCTGTGTCCCTGCTGAACAAGTAAGCATCGAAGCTGACATCGACATTCGGCTGCTAGTTGGACCAGAAATACTAGCTGGTTCTACCCGACTCAAAGCCGGAACCGCTACAAAAATGGCTTTAAACATCATTTCTACTGGAGTGATGGTAAAGTTAGGTAAAGTCTACGGCAATCGCATGGTCGATGTGGCTGTCACTAATACCAAGTTACATGACCGCGCCCTGCGAATGCTGCAAGACCTGACAGATCTCAATCGTGAAGATGCTGGTTACTTACTAGAACGCAGTGGCAGAAAAGTTAAGTTAGCTTTGTTAATGCACTGGACAGGGGTAGATCAAGAAGCAGGAGAGCATCTGCTGGCTGAACATCATGGCAATTTAAGACTAGCTGTAGAAAAAGTGCAGGATGAGAAGTGA